One genomic region from Mesorhizobium terrae encodes:
- a CDS encoding polyprenyl synthetase family protein — MAARNLIPFEAALMARADQVEARLRALLDDRPLSGEIARPRRLLAAMRHGVLNGGKRLRPFLVLESAALLAPDHDEAPALTVAAALECVHCYSLIHDDLPAMDDDDLRRGQPTVHKAFDEATAILAGDGLLTLAFDTLADEALGLPADRRASLVLALARAAGSGGMVGGQMLDIEAETSAPDEAGIIRLQAMKTGALIRFACEAGAVLTGASASDRERLAEFGSAIGLAFQLADDLLDLTADAGTMGKATGKDAAAGKATLVALHGEAWARRQLSGLVEQAHALLEPYGEQAALLKAAAHFVAIRSN, encoded by the coding sequence ATGGCAGCGCGGAACCTTATCCCTTTCGAGGCGGCGCTTATGGCGCGCGCCGACCAGGTTGAAGCGCGGCTGCGCGCATTGCTCGACGACCGCCCTTTGTCGGGCGAGATTGCGCGGCCACGGCGTCTGTTGGCCGCCATGCGCCACGGTGTGCTGAATGGCGGCAAGCGCCTGCGCCCTTTTCTGGTCCTGGAAAGTGCTGCCCTGCTGGCACCCGACCATGACGAAGCGCCGGCACTGACCGTCGCCGCCGCGCTCGAATGCGTGCATTGCTATTCGCTGATCCATGACGACCTGCCGGCCATGGATGACGACGATCTGCGCCGCGGCCAGCCCACCGTGCACAAGGCCTTCGACGAGGCGACCGCCATTCTCGCCGGCGACGGCCTGTTGACATTGGCCTTCGACACGCTAGCCGACGAGGCGTTAGGCCTGCCAGCCGATCGTCGCGCGTCATTGGTACTGGCGCTCGCCCGCGCCGCCGGCAGCGGCGGCATGGTCGGCGGCCAGATGCTGGATATCGAAGCAGAGACGTCTGCCCCCGACGAGGCCGGCATCATTCGGCTGCAGGCCATGAAGACCGGTGCGTTGATCCGCTTTGCCTGCGAGGCGGGTGCGGTGCTGACCGGAGCTTCCGCAAGCGACCGCGAGAGGCTTGCCGAGTTCGGCTCTGCCATAGGCCTCGCCTTCCAGCTTGCCGACGACCTCCTCGACCTGACCGCCGATGCCGGTACCATGGGCAAGGCAACCGGGAAGGATGCCGCCGCCGGCAAGGCAACGCTGGTCGCCTTGCATGGCGAGGCCTGGGCGCGACGACAGTTGAGCGGGCTCGTGGAACAGGCCCATGCACTGCTCGAGCCCTATGGCGAACAGGCAGCATTGCTGAAAGCGGCCGCGCATTTCGTGGCGATCCGTAGCAACTGA
- the mtgA gene encoding monofunctional biosynthetic peptidoglycan transglycosylase, which yields MGRVAEPITDHDTEGLDMASRPRSRRGDYRRLLWRALRVAVVLALIPAVLTFLYMPSFVHPVSTLMLKDLATFSGYDRRWVSIDDVAPVLANSVIMSEDGQFCSHHGVDLGELKGVVDDAMAGEITRGASTITMQTVKNLFLWSRPLGSVRKVVELPLAVYFDALMSKRRIMEIYLNIAEWGPGIYGIEAAARYHFGVSAKNLSRRQAALLAVALPNPITRDPGKPGPGLRRLAALIERRAARAGAYVGCLD from the coding sequence ATTGGGCGGGTGGCAGAGCCGATCACCGATCACGATACCGAAGGGTTGGACATGGCGTCGCGACCGAGGAGCAGACGCGGTGACTACCGGCGCCTGCTCTGGCGTGCGTTGCGTGTCGCGGTCGTGCTCGCGCTGATTCCGGCCGTGCTGACCTTTCTCTACATGCCCTCTTTCGTGCACCCCGTGTCGACGCTGATGCTGAAAGACCTTGCAACTTTCTCCGGCTACGACCGTCGCTGGGTTTCGATCGACGACGTGGCGCCGGTGCTGGCCAATTCCGTCATCATGTCTGAGGACGGCCAGTTCTGTTCCCATCATGGCGTCGATCTGGGTGAACTCAAGGGTGTCGTCGATGATGCCATGGCCGGCGAAATCACGCGCGGCGCTTCCACCATCACCATGCAGACGGTGAAGAACCTGTTCCTGTGGTCGCGGCCGCTGGGCAGCGTGCGCAAGGTGGTCGAGCTGCCGCTGGCTGTTTATTTCGACGCGCTGATGTCGAAGCGGCGCATCATGGAAATCTATCTCAACATCGCCGAATGGGGGCCTGGCATCTATGGTATCGAGGCGGCGGCGCGCTATCATTTCGGCGTCTCGGCCAAAAACCTGTCGCGGCGGCAGGCGGCGCTGCTGGCGGTGGCGTTGCCCAATCCGATCACGCGCGATCCTGGCAAGCCAGGGCCGGGACTTCGGCGATTGGCCGCGCTTATCGAACGCCGTGCGGCTCGAGCTGGCGCCTATGTCGGCTGTCTTGATTGA
- the rpmF gene encoding 50S ribosomal protein L32, with protein sequence MAVPKRKTSPSKRGMRRAADALKAPTYVEDKNSGEMRRPHHVDLKTGMYRGRQVLEPKES encoded by the coding sequence ATGGCTGTGCCGAAACGAAAGACTTCCCCGTCCAAGCGCGGCATGCGCCGTGCAGCCGACGCGCTCAAGGCCCCGACCTATGTCGAGGACAAGAATTCCGGCGAAATGCGCCGCCCGCACCATGTTGACCTGAAGACCGGCATGTATCGTGGCCGCCAGGTTCTGGAGCCGAAGGAAAGCTGA
- a CDS encoding GlcG/HbpS family heme-binding protein codes for MTSFPLDQANRIIEGAFAKAAALGLKPLGVSVLDTGGHLVAFQRQDGASFLRPQMSSGKAYAALAVGMGGRRVEAVAKERPHLTAGVSDLSGGRILPVVGGVLIRDGSGTVIGAVGISGDTSDNDEAAAIAGIEAAGLVADAG; via the coding sequence ATGACCAGCTTTCCGCTCGACCAGGCCAATCGCATTATCGAGGGCGCCTTTGCCAAGGCAGCGGCGCTAGGCCTCAAGCCGCTGGGCGTCTCGGTGCTCGATACGGGCGGCCATCTCGTCGCCTTTCAGCGCCAGGACGGCGCTTCCTTCCTGCGCCCGCAGATGTCGTCCGGCAAGGCCTATGCTGCGCTCGCCGTCGGCATGGGCGGGCGCCGTGTCGAAGCCGTCGCCAAGGAGCGGCCGCATCTGACCGCGGGCGTTTCCGACCTGTCCGGCGGCAGGATCTTGCCGGTGGTCGGCGGCGTGCTGATCCGCGACGGCTCGGGCACCGTGATCGGTGCCGTCGGCATTTCCGGCGACACCTCCGACAATGACGAGGCAGCCGCTATCGCGGGCATCGAGGCTGCAGGCCTCGTCGCCGACGCGGGCTGA